One window of the Pirellulales bacterium genome contains the following:
- a CDS encoding DUF6174 domain-containing protein, which yields MHQMTEHRGDISRRTSRIIGLAIAASVILVPMAAIGIWYLFHADQLPRVKQAGYEEARKKWRAADIQNYDLELTFEGSDRPKKIYVEVRDGEVTKCLENGRVPGQQRFWDDFTINNQFKMIREDLAKAARPGGFAVKSNVTITLHGEFDPTYGFPTQYWRKARGPTPLQCKWKVDRFEPVVGDGADKKGK from the coding sequence ATGCACCAGATGACCGAACATCGCGGCGACATCTCGCGGCGCACAAGTCGAATCATTGGTCTGGCCATTGCCGCCAGTGTGATCCTGGTGCCAATGGCAGCGATCGGCATTTGGTATCTGTTTCACGCGGACCAACTGCCGCGGGTTAAGCAGGCAGGTTACGAGGAAGCCCGCAAAAAGTGGCGTGCGGCCGACATTCAAAACTACGACTTGGAGCTAACATTCGAGGGAAGCGATAGACCAAAGAAGATCTATGTTGAGGTACGCGACGGGGAGGTCACCAAGTGCCTGGAGAATGGTCGCGTGCCGGGTCAGCAACGATTCTGGGACGATTTTACGATCAACAATCAGTTCAAGATGATTCGCGAAGACCTAGCTAAGGCCGCGCGTCCCGGCGGCTTCGCCGTAAAATCGAACGTCACGATCACCTTGCACGGCGAGTTTGATCCCACGTATGGATTTCCCACGCAGTATTGGCGGAAGGCGCGTGGGCCTACACCACTTCAGTGCAAATGGAAAGTTGACAGGTTCGAGCCCGTCGTCGGAGACGGTGCTGACAAGAAGGGGAAATAA